A single Scleropages formosus chromosome 4, fSclFor1.1, whole genome shotgun sequence DNA region contains:
- the smpd1 gene encoding sphingomyelin phosphodiesterase: protein MKPSAHGLLPPPRVLLLFLLLFSPLAAAHPLHQSGSSLRFVDVLSASRADFGWRNVTCWVCKAAFAALDVALMSEANDERVAQVAGEACVRLRLADERVCRQITELFRDDVIHALQQSVLWPSEACALLVGSDCGHFDIYAPWNVSLPPVPKPPVVPPSPPRDGSPRSRVLFLTDVHWDQAYAEGSPADCKDPLCCRKDSYNVVSSHRRTAGHWGTYGKCDLPLRTMENLLENAAQNGPWDWVYWTGDIPAHNVWAQTRSEQLEELKVVSRLIRKYLGSNVTVYPAVGNHESTPVNSFPPPFVRGNSSSSWLYDTMAEEWAPWLPQEALQTIRQAGFYTVRVQPGLRVVSLNMNFCARENFWLMINSTDPADQLQWLIGILQEAENKGEKVHIIGHIPPGLCLKSWSWNYYRIINRYESTIMGQFFGHTHVDEFQMFYDEETLTRPLGVAFIAPSATTYINLNPGYRVYYIDGNYSNSSRLVLDHETYILNLTEANNHSHAPSLSGAGPVPNPKWTLLYRASEAYGLKTLFPADWDKLIGIFLANDQVFQKFWYLYHKGHISEPCKDACKSSTVCFLRSGRYDDPEQCKDLGLGRREMAKAIRRKTVC from the exons ATGAAGCCGAGCGCCCACGggctccttccccctccccgtgtcctgctcctgttcctgctgctgttctctccGCTGGCCGCggctcaccctctccaccagAGCGGCTCTTCGCTCCGCTTCGTGGACGTGCTGTCCGCGTCCCGGGCGGACTTCGGCTGGAGGAACGTCACGTGCTGGGTGTGCAAGGCCGCGTTCGCGGCGCTGGACGTGGCGCTTATG AGTGAAGCAAATGATGAGCGAGTGGCTCAGGTTGCCGGCGAGGCCTGCGTGCGACTTCGGCTCGCTGACGAGCGTGTGTGTCGCCAGATCACAGAGTTGTTCCGCGATGATGTCATCCACGCCCTACAGCAGTCAGTGCTGTGGCCTTCCGAGGCCTGCGCGCTGTTGGTGGGTTCTGACTGCGGTCACTTTGACATATACGCCCCTTGGAATGTCTCACTGCCTCCTGTGCCTAAACCCCCTGTGGTGCCGCCATCCCCACCCCGGGACGGCTCCCCTCGAAGCCGGGTCCTGTTCCTTACAGATGTGCATTGGGATCAAGCATATGCAGAGGGCAGCCCTGCTGACTGCAAAGACCCGCTCTGCTGCCGGAAGGACTCGTATAATGTGGTTAGTTCTCACCGTCGCACTGCTGGCCACTGGGGCACCTACGGTAAATGCGACCTACCTCTTCGTACTATGGAGAACTTGCTGGAAAATGCTGCTCAAAATGGGCCTTGGGACTGGGTCTACTGGACTGGGGACATCCCTGCCCATAACGTGTGGGCCCAGACACGCAgtgagcagctggaggagctcaaAGTGGTGTCACGGCTCATCCGCAAATACCTAGGCTCAAACGTGACAGTGTACCCAGCTGTGGGGAACCACGAGAGTACCCCAGTGAACAGCTTCCCCCCACCATTTGTCCGTGGAaacagctcctccagctggctCTATGACACCATGGCTGAGGAGTGGGCCCCATGGCTGCCACAAGAGGCACTGCAAACCATACG GCAGGCTGGGTTCTACACAGTACGGGTGCAGCCTGGCCTCAGGGTGGTCTCTCTCAACATGAACTTCTGTGCCAGGGAGAATTTCTGGCTGATGATTAACTCCACTGACCCTGCAGACCAACTCCAGTGGCTCATAGGTATCCTTCAGGAGGCTGAGAACAAAGGGGAAAAG GTACACATTATTGGCCACATCCCACCAGGACTGTGTCTGAAGAGCTGGAGCTGGAACTATTACCGCATCATCAATAG ATATGAAAGCACAATCATGGGTCAGTTTTTTGGCCACACTCATGTAGATGAGTTCCAAATGTTTTATGACGAGGAGACATTGACCCGTCCATTGGGTGTAGCCTTCATCGCCCCTAGTGCCACCACCTACATCAACCTCAATCCAG GGTACCGTGTGTACTATATTGATGGAAACTACTCAAACAGTTCTCGTTTGGTTCTGGACCATGAGACGTACATTCTCAACCTGACCGAGGCCAACAACCACAGCCAtgccccttccctctctggtgCTGGCCCTGTTCCTAATCCCAAGTGGACCCTGCTCTACCGAGCTTCTGAGGCATATGGGCTAAAGACTCTCTTTCCAGCAGATTGGGACAAACTAATTGGGATTTTCTTAGCCAATGACCAGGTTTTCCAGAAGTTCTGGTACTTGTATCACAAAGGCCACATCTCTGAGCCATGTAAGGATGCTTGCAAGTCGTCCACGGTGTGCTTCCTACGCAGCGGGCGGTATGATGACCCTGAACAGTGCAAGGATCTGGGCTTGGGCCGCAGGGAAATGGCAAAGGCCATCAGGAGGAAGACTGTGTGCTGA
- the ilk gene encoding scaffold protein ILK codes for MDDIFTQCREGNAVAVRLWLDNTENDLNQGDDHGFSPLHWACREGRSGVVDMLIMRGARINVMNRGDDTPLHLAASHGHRDIVAKLIQCKADTNAANEHGNTPLHYACFWGQDPVAEDLVNSGAQVSSCNKYGETPLDKAKPHLQDLLKERAEKLGQSLTKVPYKDAFWKGTTRTRPRNGTLNKHAGIDFKQLSLMTKINENHSGELWQGRWQGNDIVVKVLHVRDWTTRKSRDFNEEYPKLRIFSHPNVLPVLGACQSPPAPHPIIITHWMPYGSLYNVLHEGTNFVVDQMQAVKFALDIACGMAFLHTLEPMIPRHYLNSRSVMIDEDMTARISMADVKFSFQCPGRMYSPAWVAPEALQKKPEDINRRSADMWSFAVLVWELVTREVPFADLSNMEIGMKVALEGLRPTIPPGISPHICKLMKICMNEDPAKRPKFDMIVPILEKMQDK; via the exons ATGGATGACATCTTCACCCAGTGCCGCGAAGGCAATGCAGTGGCCGTTCGCCTGTGGCTGGACAACACTGAGAATGACCTCAACCAGGG GGACGACCATGGCTTCAGTCCCTTACACTGGGCGTGTCGCGAGGGCCGCTCGGGTGTTGTGGACATGCTCATCATGAGGGGTGCGCGCATCAATGTGATGAACCGTGGCGATGACACACCGCTGCATCTGGCAGCCAGCCATGGGCACCGTGACATTGTGGCCAAG TTGATCCAGTGCAAGGCGGACACCAATGCAGCCAATGAGCATGGGAACACGCCACTGCACTACGCCTGCTTCTGGGGCCAGGACCCTGTGGCTGAG GACCTGGTTAATAGTGGAGCCCAGGTGAGCAGTTGCAATAAGTATGGTGAGACTCCTCTGGACAAGGCCAAGCCACACCTGCAGGACCTCTTGAAAG AGCGGGCTGAGAAACTGGGACAGAGCCTCACTAAGGTTCCCTATAAAGATGCCTTTTGGAAGGGCACCACTCGAACCCGGCCTC GTAATGGCACTCTGAACAAGCACGCTGGCATCGATTTCAAACAACTGTCGCTCATGACCAAGATTAACGAGAATCACTCTGGAGAG CTGTGGCAAGGACGCTGGCAGGGGAATGATATCGTGGTGAAGGTGCTACATGTTCGGGACTGGACCACCAGGAAGAGCCGGGACTTCAATGAAGAGTATCCCAAGCTCAG GATTTTCTCACACCCTAATGTGTTGCCCGTGCTGGGGGCATGCCAatcaccccctgccccccatccCATCATCATCACCCACTGGATGCCCTATGGCTCACTCTACAATGTTCTCCATGAGGGCACCA ACTTTGTGGTGGACCAGATGCAGGCTGTGAAGTTTGCTCTTGACATTGCCTGCGGTATGGCCTTCCTTCACACATTAGAGCCCATGATTCCACGTCACTATCTCAACAGCAGGAGTGTCATG ATTGATGAGGATATGACAGCCAGGATCAGCATGGCAGACGTGAAGTTCTCCTTCCAGTGTCCCGGCAGGATGTATTCTCCAGCATGGGTGGCACCCGAAG ccctgcaGAAGAAGCCGGAGGACATAAACCGACGATCAGCAGACATGTGGAGCTTTGCTGTGCTCGTGTGGGAGCTAGTGACTCGGGAGGTGCCCTTTGCTGATCTTTCCAACATGGAGATTGGTATGAAG GTGGCTCTGGAGGGTCTCCGCCCCACCATCCCACCTGGCATCTCGCCTCATATCTGTAAGCTAATGAAGATATGCATGAACGAGGACCCAGCTAAAAGGCCCAAGTTTGACATGATCGTACCTATCCTGGAGAAGATGCAGGACAAATGA
- the timm10b gene encoding mitochondrial import inner membrane translocase subunit Tim10 B encodes MDHDQQQLRNLRDFLLVYNRMTEICFQRCTSNMNYRNLTMDEEKCVDSCAGKLIRSNHRLMGTYVQLMPRIVQKRMEEMESKAAEAAKPGLAPDSQQPTAGTGGGPEAPPVAAAESSAWGLASAATHPSTATEMAPVMSNMKKTLPSLVEDPASVQPQAIPPIPPSSSGTLPAAASEPSIYVGQQPRPTS; translated from the exons ATGGATCATGATCAACAACAACTGAGAAAT TTGCGGGATTTCCTCCTGGTTTACAATCGTATGACAGAGATCTGCTTCCAGAGATGCACCAGCAATATGAATTACAGGAATCTCACCATGGATGAA GAGAAATGTGTGGATAGCTGTGCAGGCAAACTAATCCGCTCCAACCACCGCTTGATGGGAACGTACGTGCAGCTCATGCCACGGATCGTACAGAAGCGGATGGAGGAGATGGAAAGCAAAGCGGCGGAAGCAGCTAAGCCTGGACTGGCCCCCGACTCACAGCAACCTACAGCAGGCACCGGAGGTGGCCCAGAGGCTCCGCCAGTAGCTGCAGCAGAGTCCTCAGCATGGGGTCTAGCATCAGCAGCAACACATCCATCAACTGCAACAGAGATGGCACCAGTGATGTCAAACATGAAGAAGACCCTGCCGTCGCTAGTAGAAGACCCTGCCTCTGTGCAGCCtcaggcaatcccacccatTCCACCCAGTAGCAGTGGAACCCTGCCAGCTGCAGCATCAGAACCTTCCATTTATGTTGGACAGCAACCCAGACCAACAtcttga